The following proteins are encoded in a genomic region of Bacteroidota bacterium:
- the uvrA gene encoding excinuclease ABC subunit UvrA: MDDCIHIKGARMHNLRNVEVQIPRNRLTVVTGVSGSGKSSLVFDTLYAEGHRRYVESLSAYARQFLSRLPKPEVDFIHGLSPAIAIEQRTHTGNPRSTVGSITEVYDYLRLLYARVGVTYSPHSGLPVQSDSVASISDFIFGHPPGTPIYVLTPLYKAAGRSWVQELEVSLQKGFTRLFDGQQPVQIQQLLEGGELPAWETDPLLLIDRFRIPQELEETFQFRVADSLSTALAEGMGRCLVQVDQAAPRMFSELFEQDGLLFEQPSEQLFNYNTPQGACPRCEGFGRVIGLDEDLVVPNKHKSVYDGAIAPWRGDQMRWYQDQFIQQASGYGFPIHKPYQALTQAQQELLWHGNKEVAGIYDFFATVEQQAYKVQYRVLLARYRGYSRCPGCRGSRLRHEALYVQVGGYTIAQLLEMPVESLARVFDSIQLTDHQLAVAKRILAEVKSRLKYLSEVGVGYLSLSRKASTLSGGETQRINLATSLGSSLVGSLYILDEPSIGLHPRDGERLLNVLAALRDQGNTVIVVEHDEAAMQRADYLVDMGPYAGELGGELIFQGDYAALLKDTHSLTARYLTGEERIAIPLHRRKPKGYLHLKGAAEHNLKQVDVSFPTGVLTVVTGVSGSGKSTLVQQVLYPALRQQLDLPADRPGACSALVPEGDTPTYTELVGQDALSRSQRSNAVTYTGAYDYIRELYASQPEAKAQLLKPAHFSFNVDGGRCDTCKGDGVITVEMQFLPDVKLTCDTCKGRRFKDVVLGIRYQGQNINDVLQMTIQQALQFFAEEEKIAKRLQLLLDVGLGYLRMGQSTSSLSGGEAQRLKLASFLAGGEHKHALYVFDEPTTGLHVHDVRKLIEVLNRLVDQGHSVLVIEHQLDIMKCADYLIDMGPEGGDAGGQCLYAGLPEGILQYEEQNATARFLASKL; encoded by the coding sequence ATGGACGACTGCATACACATTAAAGGTGCCCGAATGCACAACCTGCGGAATGTAGAGGTGCAGATACCCCGAAACCGGCTGACGGTGGTAACCGGCGTGAGCGGCAGTGGTAAGAGCAGCCTGGTATTCGACACCCTGTATGCCGAGGGCCACCGCCGCTATGTAGAGAGCCTGAGTGCCTATGCCCGCCAGTTCCTGAGCCGGCTGCCCAAGCCCGAGGTGGATTTTATACACGGGCTGAGCCCCGCCATTGCCATCGAGCAGCGCACCCACACGGGTAATCCGCGCAGTACGGTAGGCTCTATTACCGAGGTGTACGACTATCTGCGGCTGCTGTATGCGCGGGTGGGCGTTACCTACAGCCCGCATTCCGGGCTGCCCGTACAGTCGGATAGCGTTGCCTCTATCTCCGATTTTATCTTTGGCCATCCGCCTGGCACGCCCATTTACGTTCTTACCCCCCTGTACAAGGCCGCGGGCCGCAGCTGGGTGCAGGAGCTGGAGGTAAGCCTGCAGAAGGGTTTTACCCGCCTGTTTGACGGCCAGCAGCCGGTGCAGATACAGCAACTGCTGGAGGGGGGCGAGCTGCCAGCGTGGGAGACCGACCCCCTGCTGCTGATTGACCGATTCCGCATACCCCAGGAGCTGGAAGAGACTTTTCAGTTCCGGGTGGCAGATAGCCTGAGTACAGCCCTGGCCGAGGGGATGGGCCGCTGCCTGGTGCAGGTGGACCAGGCAGCGCCGCGCATGTTTAGCGAACTGTTTGAGCAAGACGGCTTGCTATTCGAGCAGCCCAGCGAGCAGCTGTTCAACTACAACACCCCCCAGGGGGCATGCCCCCGCTGCGAGGGCTTTGGCCGGGTGATCGGCCTGGACGAGGACCTAGTGGTGCCAAACAAGCACAAAAGTGTGTACGACGGGGCGATAGCACCCTGGCGGGGCGACCAGATGCGCTGGTACCAGGATCAGTTTATCCAGCAGGCATCTGGCTATGGCTTCCCAATCCACAAGCCCTACCAGGCACTGACCCAGGCACAGCAAGAGCTGCTGTGGCACGGAAATAAGGAAGTGGCTGGCATCTACGACTTCTTCGCCACGGTGGAGCAGCAGGCCTATAAGGTACAGTACCGGGTGCTGCTGGCCCGCTATCGCGGCTATAGCCGCTGCCCCGGCTGCCGGGGCAGCCGCCTGCGCCACGAGGCCCTGTATGTGCAGGTGGGGGGCTACACCATAGCCCAGCTGCTGGAGATGCCGGTAGAAAGCCTGGCCAGGGTGTTCGACAGCATACAGCTTACAGACCACCAGCTGGCAGTGGCCAAGCGCATCCTGGCCGAGGTAAAAAGCCGACTAAAGTACCTGAGTGAGGTGGGCGTGGGCTACCTGAGCCTGAGCCGAAAGGCCAGCACCCTGAGCGGGGGCGAAACCCAGCGTATAAACCTGGCCACCAGCCTGGGTAGCAGCCTGGTGGGTAGCCTGTACATCCTGGATGAGCCGAGCATAGGCCTGCATCCCCGCGATGGCGAGCGGCTGCTGAATGTGCTGGCCGCCCTGCGAGACCAGGGCAACACGGTGATTGTGGTAGAGCACGACGAGGCGGCCATGCAGCGGGCAGACTATCTGGTAGACATGGGCCCCTACGCGGGCGAGCTGGGCGGAGAGCTGATCTTTCAGGGAGACTATGCTGCCCTGCTGAAGGACACGCACAGCCTTACGGCCCGGTACCTTACGGGCGAGGAGCGCATAGCCATACCCCTGCACCGCCGTAAGCCCAAAGGCTACCTGCACCTGAAGGGAGCTGCCGAGCACAACCTGAAGCAAGTGGACGTTAGTTTTCCCACAGGCGTGCTCACGGTGGTAACAGGGGTAAGCGGCAGTGGTAAGAGCACCCTGGTGCAGCAGGTGCTGTACCCGGCCCTGCGCCAGCAGCTAGACCTGCCTGCCGATAGACCCGGTGCATGCTCGGCCCTGGTGCCAGAGGGGGACACACCCACCTATACAGAGCTGGTGGGCCAGGATGCCCTGAGCCGAAGCCAGCGCAGCAATGCCGTAACCTACACCGGTGCCTATGACTACATCCGGGAGCTGTATGCCAGCCAGCCCGAGGCAAAGGCACAGCTGCTGAAGCCGGCCCATTTTTCGTTTAACGTAGACGGGGGCCGCTGCGATACCTGTAAGGGCGATGGGGTGATAACGGTGGAAATGCAGTTTCTGCCCGATGTAAAGCTTACCTGCGACACCTGCAAGGGGCGGCGGTTCAAAGACGTAGTGCTCGGCATCCGCTACCAGGGCCAGAATATAAACGACGTGCTGCAAATGACCATCCAGCAGGCATTACAGTTTTTTGCTGAAGAGGAGAAGATTGCCAAGCGCCTGCAGCTACTGCTGGATGTGGGCCTGGGCTACCTCCGCATGGGCCAGAGCACCAGCAGCCTAAGCGGGGGCGAAGCACAGCGCCTGAAGCTCGCCAGCTTTCTGGCAGGTGGTGAGCACAAGCATGCCCTATACGTGTTCGACGAGCCTACCACGGGCCTGCATGTGCACGATGTACGAAAACTGATTGAGGTGCTAAACCGGCTGGTAGACCAGGGCCACAGCGTGCTGGTTATCGAGCACCAGCTGGATATAATGAAGTGTGCAGATTATCTGATCGACATGGGCCCGGAGGGCGGAGATGCCGGCGGCCAATGCTTGTATGCTGGCCTGCCAGAGGGTATATTGCAGTATGAGGAGCAGAACGCAACTGCACGCTTTCTGGCATCCAAGCTGTAG
- a CDS encoding sigma-70 family RNA polymerase sigma factor: MIEAYQKGYARALEVLINRHRAKLISTILLITKDRDLAEDLLQEALIKMVRVLDEGRYNEKGKFLPWMLRVARNIAIDHFRKERRHQQQYQPIPLHLMKQAIPGTERVDQQIMQHEDQQYVRRLVQQLPQKQKEVLILRYYNDMSFKEIAELTQVSINTALGRMRYALINLRKLMDAQPQAAAR, encoded by the coding sequence TTGATTGAAGCCTATCAGAAAGGATATGCACGCGCCCTGGAAGTGCTTATTAACCGCCATCGGGCCAAGTTAATCAGCACCATCCTGCTCATTACAAAAGACCGAGACTTGGCCGAAGACCTCCTGCAAGAGGCGCTGATCAAGATGGTGCGGGTGCTGGACGAAGGCCGATATAATGAGAAAGGGAAGTTTCTGCCCTGGATGCTGCGCGTGGCCCGAAATATTGCCATAGACCACTTTCGCAAAGAGCGGCGACACCAGCAGCAGTACCAGCCCATCCCCCTGCACCTGATGAAGCAGGCCATACCTGGCACCGAGCGGGTGGATCAGCAGATTATGCAGCACGAAGACCAGCAGTACGTGCGCCGCCTGGTGCAGCAGCTGCCCCAAAAGCAGAAAGAGGTGCTCATACTCCGCTACTATAATGACATGAGCTTCAAAGAAATTGCCGAGCTGACACAGGTAAGCATCAACACCGCCCTGGGCCGCATGCGCTATGCCCTGATAAACCTGCGCAAGCTGATGGATGCGCAGCCACAGGCAGCAGCCCGCTAG
- the nth gene encoding endonuclease III encodes MRRKEKALQVLERLRIQNPSPETELHYRNAYELLVAVALSAQCTDKRVNLVTPDLFRHYPTPQALAAATVEEIFGLIRSISYPNNKARHLKAMAELLVQQYGSEVPADRDELVKLPGVGRKTANVILAVLYQQAAMPVDTHVFRVSNRLGLVKATNVAQAEKQLLAIVPDAQMHNAHHWLILHGRYTCKARKPSCSHCPLTDLCTWYAQNHPAKPAEKAKRPAGRAI; translated from the coding sequence ATGAGGCGCAAGGAAAAAGCCCTGCAGGTACTGGAGCGGCTGCGGATACAGAACCCCAGCCCCGAAACGGAGCTGCACTACCGCAATGCATATGAGCTGCTGGTGGCCGTGGCGCTGAGTGCCCAGTGTACAGACAAGCGGGTAAACCTGGTAACGCCCGATCTATTCCGGCACTACCCCACCCCACAGGCACTGGCAGCCGCTACGGTAGAAGAAATTTTTGGCCTTATCCGCAGCATCTCCTACCCGAACAACAAGGCCCGGCACCTGAAGGCTATGGCCGAGCTGCTGGTGCAGCAGTATGGCAGCGAAGTGCCGGCAGACCGGGATGAGCTGGTGAAACTGCCCGGCGTGGGCCGAAAGACCGCGAATGTAATCCTGGCCGTGCTGTACCAGCAGGCAGCCATGCCGGTAGACACACATGTGTTCCGGGTGAGCAACCGCCTGGGCCTGGTGAAGGCTACCAATGTGGCACAAGCCGAAAAACAGCTGCTGGCCATAGTGCCCGATGCGCAGATGCACAACGCCCACCACTGGCTGATCCTGCACGGGCGCTACACCTGCAAGGCCCGAAAGCCCAGCTGTAGCCACTGCCCCCTGACCGACCTATGTACCTGGTATGCCCAAAACCACCCTGCTAAGCCTGCGGAAAAGGCTAAACGCCCGGCTGGCCGAGCTATATGA
- the prmC gene encoding peptide chain release factor N(5)-glutamine methyltransferase: protein MPKTTLLSLRKRLNARLAELYEAREAQRMAALLVAHRLGLARHQLILLADTEPTDAQQQTLEADLERLLRHEPLQYVLGEADFMGLRIQVGPGVLIPRPETEELVQWVAQTVAPDSSILDVGTGSGCIALGLKQLLPQAYLEGWDASEQALAYARQNADALGLAVHWALQDVFRARLDSWPVVVSNPPYIPPEEAATLHPHVRDWEPHQALFAPQGDPLAFYTYILLHTPGAVFLECHSGTAEDLARWVARQGMPYQLRNDLQGRPRMLYRPALGA from the coding sequence ATGCCCAAAACCACCCTGCTAAGCCTGCGGAAAAGGCTAAACGCCCGGCTGGCCGAGCTATATGAGGCCCGAGAGGCCCAGCGGATGGCAGCGCTGCTGGTAGCACACCGGCTGGGGCTGGCACGCCACCAGCTGATCCTGCTGGCCGACACCGAGCCCACAGATGCCCAGCAGCAGACCCTGGAGGCCGACCTGGAGCGGCTACTGCGGCACGAACCCCTGCAGTATGTGCTGGGCGAAGCCGACTTTATGGGTCTGCGGATACAGGTAGGGCCGGGTGTGCTGATACCGCGGCCCGAAACCGAGGAACTGGTGCAGTGGGTGGCACAGACGGTGGCACCCGATAGTAGCATACTGGATGTGGGCACTGGCTCGGGCTGTATTGCACTAGGGCTAAAGCAGCTGCTGCCACAGGCATATCTGGAGGGCTGGGATGCCAGCGAGCAGGCCCTGGCCTATGCCCGCCAAAATGCCGATGCACTGGGCCTGGCAGTGCACTGGGCCCTACAGGATGTATTTCGGGCCAGGCTGGACAGCTGGCCGGTGGTGGTGAGTAATCCGCCCTACATCCCACCCGAAGAGGCAGCCACCCTACACCCCCATGTGCGAGACTGGGAGCCCCACCAGGCCCTCTTTGCCCCGCAGGGGGACCCCCTGGCCTTCTACACCTATATCCTGCTGCACACACCCGGCGCGGTGTTTCTGGAGTGCCACAGCGGCACCGCCGAGGACCTGGCCCGGTGGGTAGCCCGCCAGGGCATGCCCTACCAGCTGCGAAACGACCTGCAGGGGCGGCCCCGCATGCTCTACCGTCCGGCCCTGGGGGCATAA
- the mdh gene encoding malate dehydrogenase — translation MSKITVVGSGAVGATCADACARLELANEVILLDIKEGVSEGKSLDLFQCAPISLFDTRLKGSTNDYSLTANSDIVVVTSGRPRSPGMSRDDLIATNADIVRQVVENVVKHSPDAIIILVANPLDTMTYHALKVTGKSKNKVFGMAGILDTARYRAFLAEELGISPKDIQAMLMGGHGDTMVPLPRYTTVSGIPVTELGISPQRLNEIIERTKVGGGEITKLLGTSAWYAPGTAAAQMVEAILRDQKRVFPVCALLEGEYGLKDICVGVPVILGKNGIEKVLELDLTAEEKKLLHESADAVRKMNDVLYSKA, via the coding sequence ATGAGTAAAATAACCGTTGTGGGTTCTGGTGCCGTAGGTGCCACCTGTGCAGATGCCTGTGCCCGCCTGGAGCTGGCGAATGAAGTAATCCTGCTGGATATAAAAGAAGGCGTGAGCGAGGGAAAATCGCTCGACCTGTTTCAGTGCGCACCCATCAGCCTGTTCGACACCCGGCTGAAGGGCAGCACCAATGACTATAGCCTGACTGCAAACTCGGACATCGTGGTGGTAACCAGTGGCCGCCCGCGCAGCCCCGGCATGAGCCGCGATGACCTGATAGCTACCAACGCCGACATTGTGCGCCAGGTAGTAGAGAATGTGGTGAAGCATAGCCCCGATGCCATCATCATCCTGGTAGCCAATCCGCTGGATACCATGACGTATCATGCCCTGAAGGTTACCGGAAAGAGCAAGAACAAGGTGTTTGGTATGGCTGGCATCCTGGATACGGCCCGCTACCGCGCCTTCCTGGCCGAGGAGCTGGGCATTAGCCCCAAGGACATACAGGCTATGCTGATGGGCGGCCACGGCGACACCATGGTGCCGCTGCCCCGCTACACCACTGTAAGCGGTATACCCGTAACCGAGCTGGGCATCAGCCCCCAGCGCCTGAACGAAATAATAGAGCGCACCAAAGTGGGCGGCGGTGAGATAACCAAACTGCTGGGCACCAGTGCCTGGTATGCCCCTGGCACGGCGGCAGCCCAGATGGTAGAGGCTATCCTGCGAGACCAAAAGCGTGTATTCCCCGTATGTGCCCTGCTGGAGGGTGAGTATGGACTGAAGGATATATGCGTGGGTGTACCGGTTATCTTGGGCAAGAATGGCATAGAGAAAGTGCTGGAGCTGGACCTGACTGCTGAGGAGAAGAAGCTGCTGCACGAGAGTGCCGATGCCGTGCGCAAGATGAACGACGTACTGTATAGCAAAGCCTAG
- a CDS encoding DoxX family protein, whose protein sequence is MIYQRFRFRSLPTLLFVLFIMGAAVSELTQAPAVVLSAQALQLPYYLLYVLAGWKLLGVCALVFSRQRILKEWAYAGFFFNLSGALCCLLIQAPILPDMAVAPAALALLLLSYQLDFRARG, encoded by the coding sequence ATGATCTATCAGAGGTTTCGTTTCCGTTCACTGCCCACGCTACTGTTTGTCCTTTTCATCATGGGCGCAGCGGTTAGCGAGCTTACGCAAGCCCCGGCTGTTGTGCTATCTGCCCAGGCTTTACAGTTGCCTTATTACCTGCTTTATGTATTAGCCGGCTGGAAGCTACTGGGCGTATGCGCCCTGGTTTTCTCAAGGCAGCGCATACTGAAGGAGTGGGCCTATGCGGGCTTTTTTTTCAATCTCAGCGGGGCCCTTTGCTGCCTGCTTATCCAGGCACCCATTCTGCCCGATATGGCCGTAGCACCTGCGGCACTGGCCTTGCTACTGCTGTCTTACCAGCTGGATTTTCGCGCCCGGGGATAG
- a CDS encoding Crp/Fnr family transcriptional regulator has protein sequence MYQQLKSQINRYQPITEEDWAMAVPYFHFHLAKRGSHILQPGAVCAHFHFMVEGAAHVYLLQDGKQVTGQFFLDNHFFTEINSLSTGSPSALAIEAIEDCRLLSIERRDLEDLYTHSTNFLRFGKQMADLTAIWLIQRYTQLLTLPAIDRYRHLLQERPGVLRRFPLYMIASYLGVSPEALSRIRRQMAQS, from the coding sequence GTGTACCAGCAGCTTAAATCACAGATTAACCGCTATCAGCCCATTACAGAGGAGGACTGGGCCATGGCTGTTCCATACTTTCACTTTCATCTGGCGAAGCGGGGTAGCCACATCCTACAGCCTGGAGCTGTATGCGCACACTTTCACTTTATGGTAGAGGGGGCTGCCCATGTGTACCTGCTGCAGGACGGCAAACAGGTTACGGGTCAGTTCTTTCTGGATAACCACTTTTTCACCGAAATAAACAGCCTATCCACAGGTAGCCCCAGCGCCCTCGCCATAGAGGCCATAGAAGATTGCCGCCTGCTGAGCATTGAGCGGAGGGACCTGGAGGACCTCTATACCCATAGCACCAATTTTTTGCGCTTTGGCAAGCAAATGGCAGACTTGACGGCTATTTGGCTGATCCAGCGCTATACCCAGCTGCTTACCCTGCCAGCCATAGACCGCTATCGGCATCTGCTACAGGAACGTCCGGGCGTACTACGCCGCTTTCCCCTGTACATGATTGCCAGCTATCTGGGTGTTTCGCCCGAGGCACTCAGCCGGATACGCAGGCAGATGGCGCAATCTTGA
- a CDS encoding sulfite exporter TauE/SafE family protein, with translation MSTAWAMSIALGMGLVGSLHCAGMCGPLAMALPSGRAKSMLLGRLLYNLGRISTYSLLGLAMGLLGYGIAATPAQRYLSLLSGLLILLLLLLLPAMERAGGGPLVRMAGWVRLRLGRYLGAGGSPGSLYMLGVINGLLPCGLVYAALAGALEGGSLLRGVGFMVAFGLGTVPMMLALSLAGHRLLRFRWARHSIRLTGVLVAALLILRGLNLGIPYLSPHFEQRLDSDLPYIECSPNCPMRSAVGPGGESVPR, from the coding sequence ATGAGTACCGCCTGGGCTATGAGTATAGCTCTGGGCATGGGCCTGGTAGGTAGCCTGCACTGCGCCGGCATGTGTGGCCCCCTGGCCATGGCCCTGCCGAGTGGTAGGGCTAAGTCCATGCTGCTGGGCCGCCTGCTATACAACCTGGGCCGGATCAGCACCTACAGCCTGCTGGGCCTGGCTATGGGCCTGCTGGGCTATGGCATAGCCGCCACGCCTGCCCAGCGCTACCTCAGTTTGCTCTCGGGTTTGCTTATTCTGCTGCTGCTGCTGCTGCTGCCCGCCATGGAGCGCGCGGGCGGTGGCCCGCTGGTGCGGATGGCGGGCTGGGTGCGCCTGCGGTTAGGCCGCTATCTGGGGGCGGGTGGCAGCCCAGGCAGCCTGTACATGCTGGGGGTAATAAACGGCCTGCTGCCCTGTGGCCTCGTGTATGCTGCCCTGGCAGGGGCCCTGGAGGGCGGAAGTCTGCTGCGGGGCGTGGGCTTTATGGTTGCCTTTGGCCTGGGTACTGTGCCTATGATGCTGGCCCTGAGCCTGGCTGGCCACCGGCTGCTGCGTTTCCGCTGGGCACGCCACAGCATCCGCCTCACAGGTGTGCTGGTGGCGGCGCTCCTCATCCTGCGGGGGCTAAACCTGGGCATCCCCTACCTAAGTCCACACTTTGAGCAGCGCCTGGATAGCGACCTGCCCTACATAGAGTGCAGCCCAAACTGCCCCATGCGCTCGGCCGTAGGGCCGGGGGGAGAGTCTGTGCCTCGCTAG
- a CDS encoding FixH family protein, whose translation MHTGKSRWNWGLGLALSLGAFMLLMMGFLTYTLLQKAEPPEPHAYEQGLNYEQELQARRNTLALPRQPSLRTGTGTGGLQVEIPQEGATDIRLSLLRPNDPSQDLIVRLDSHRAVVPLHRLQPGRWEARLQWQDGGKAYLHTQFLSLP comes from the coding sequence ATGCACACGGGTAAAAGCAGATGGAACTGGGGTCTGGGCCTTGCGCTTTCGCTGGGTGCCTTTATGCTGCTGATGATGGGTTTTCTGACCTACACCCTGCTACAGAAGGCTGAGCCCCCCGAGCCCCATGCCTATGAGCAGGGCCTGAACTACGAGCAAGAGCTGCAAGCCCGGCGCAACACCCTGGCCCTACCTCGCCAGCCCAGCCTGCGCACAGGCACAGGCACGGGTGGCCTACAGGTGGAAATACCGCAGGAGGGGGCCACAGACATCCGGCTGAGCCTACTGCGGCCCAATGACCCGAGCCAGGACCTGATCGTACGCCTGGATAGCCACCGGGCCGTGGTGCCCCTGCACCGCCTGCAGCCTGGCCGCTGGGAAGCCCGCCTGCAGTGGCAAGACGGGGGTAAGGCCTACCTCCACACCCAATTCCTGAGCCTGCCATGA
- the ccoG gene encoding cytochrome c oxidase accessory protein CcoG, translating to MDESFRDTIGTLDEKGKRKWIYAKLFTGRFLRRRRVLSWVYLGFLFAAPFVRIGGQPLLLFNFLERKFVLFGQPFWPQDFYLFALVALTAIVGLVIFTVAFGRIFCGWVCPQTIFMEFVFRRIEYWIDGDAPAQRRLTQQPWNSEKITKRVAKHSLFWLFSFLIGNTFLAYLIGSEALIEIVTESPAKHLAGFSGMLVFSTVFYFVFSRFREQVCIVACPYGRLQGVLLDNNSLVVAYDYSRGEPRGKYKKEETRTLGDCINCYQCVQVCPTGIDIRNGTQLECINCTACIDACDDIMDKIGKPRGLVRYATQNEIALKKPFRFTPRMKAYAVVLTVLLGVVITLLLLRSDVQSILTRMPGTTYSRDDRGRFVNTFQYQLVNKTNDDKVIHYQLLHPAGGELRLNGMTQNRLVPAGDRVAGLLILSLPRAKMTGYHTDVKIGVYSGEELLVEEKIQFTGPIH from the coding sequence ATGGACGAAAGCTTTCGCGATACCATCGGCACGCTGGACGAGAAGGGTAAACGCAAGTGGATCTATGCCAAGCTCTTTACCGGCCGTTTCCTTCGTCGCAGGCGCGTCCTCAGCTGGGTGTACCTTGGCTTTCTGTTTGCAGCTCCATTCGTGCGCATAGGCGGCCAGCCGCTGCTGCTGTTCAACTTTCTGGAGCGCAAGTTTGTCCTCTTCGGTCAGCCCTTCTGGCCACAGGATTTTTATCTCTTCGCACTCGTTGCCCTCACGGCCATTGTCGGGCTGGTTATCTTCACCGTAGCCTTTGGGCGCATCTTCTGCGGCTGGGTGTGCCCCCAAACAATCTTCATGGAGTTTGTATTCAGGCGCATAGAGTACTGGATAGACGGAGATGCCCCCGCCCAGCGCCGCCTGACCCAGCAGCCCTGGAACAGCGAAAAAATAACCAAGCGTGTGGCCAAGCACAGCCTCTTCTGGCTGTTTTCCTTCCTGATTGGCAATACCTTTCTGGCCTATCTGATTGGTAGCGAGGCGCTGATCGAGATCGTAACCGAGAGCCCGGCCAAGCATCTGGCAGGCTTTTCGGGTATGCTGGTTTTCAGCACCGTTTTCTACTTTGTCTTCTCACGCTTTCGCGAGCAGGTGTGCATTGTGGCCTGCCCCTATGGCCGCCTGCAGGGCGTGCTGCTGGATAACAACAGCCTGGTGGTGGCCTATGACTACAGCCGGGGCGAGCCGCGGGGCAAATACAAAAAGGAGGAAACCCGCACCCTGGGAGACTGCATCAACTGCTACCAGTGTGTACAGGTGTGCCCCACCGGCATCGACATCCGGAATGGTACCCAGCTGGAGTGCATAAACTGTACGGCCTGCATAGATGCCTGCGACGACATTATGGACAAGATAGGCAAGCCGCGCGGCCTGGTGCGCTATGCCACCCAGAACGAGATTGCCCTGAAGAAGCCTTTCCGCTTCACCCCGCGTATGAAGGCGTACGCGGTGGTGCTCACCGTGCTGCTGGGGGTGGTCATTACTCTGCTGCTGCTGCGTTCAGACGTACAGTCTATCCTGACGCGTATGCCCGGCACCACCTATAGCCGCGACGACCGGGGCCGCTTTGTCAACACCTTTCAGTATCAGCTGGTGAACAAGACCAACGATGACAAGGTGATCCACTACCAGCTGCTGCACCCCGCCGGGGGCGAGCTGCGGCTGAATGGCATGACACAGAACCGCCTGGTGCCGGCTGGAGACCGTGTTGCGGGCCTGCTGATCCTGAGCCTGCCCCGCGCAAAGATGACGGGCTATCATACGGATGTGAAAATTGGTGTTTACAGCGGCGAGGAATTGCTTGTGGAAGAAAAAATCCAGTTCACCGGTCCCATTCACTAG
- a CDS encoding c-type cytochrome has protein sequence MKRLLLFLLGLLPGTTLLAAAAEPATTQAGANPLATSELFWFLFSLVALLLVVVIVLVVATIMMLDYFFREKYGYSILPRVSLPKFSLGWSRFTGQKPARANSDQELGHDYDGISELDNAAPPIFNYILYGTVLFAVVYLLVFHVFNAAPLQAEEYDREVKLAELEAEKRATGALDKVTAETVELLTDATNLAAGKAIFQENCVACHGDQGQGVNAPNLTDEYWIHGHTVGNVFNTITVGVQEKGMAAWEGILKPKQRAQVASYILSLPPAKGRAPEGEKAPAAGEAEKASPADTATVEAKGV, from the coding sequence ATGAAACGCCTTCTACTTTTCCTCCTGGGCCTGCTGCCTGGCACCACCCTGCTAGCTGCCGCTGCCGAGCCCGCTACCACCCAGGCCGGTGCTAACCCCCTGGCTACCAGCGAGCTGTTCTGGTTCCTCTTCTCCCTGGTGGCCCTGCTGCTGGTGGTGGTGATTGTGCTGGTGGTTGCTACCATCATGATGCTGGACTACTTCTTTCGCGAGAAATACGGCTATAGCATCCTGCCACGGGTGTCTCTACCCAAGTTTAGCCTGGGCTGGAGCCGCTTTACGGGCCAAAAGCCTGCCCGTGCCAACAGCGATCAGGAACTGGGCCATGACTACGACGGTATATCCGAGCTGGACAATGCCGCCCCCCCTATCTTCAACTACATCCTGTACGGTACCGTGCTCTTTGCCGTGGTGTACCTCCTGGTGTTTCACGTGTTTAATGCCGCACCCCTGCAGGCCGAGGAGTACGACCGGGAGGTGAAGCTGGCTGAACTGGAGGCCGAAAAACGTGCTACTGGTGCGCTGGATAAGGTAACTGCCGAAACGGTGGAACTGCTGACGGATGCCACAAACCTGGCCGCGGGCAAGGCCATCTTTCAGGAAAACTGCGTAGCCTGCCACGGAGACCAGGGCCAGGGTGTAAACGCCCCCAACCTGACGGATGAATACTGGATCCATGGCCACACCGTGGGGAACGTGTTCAACACAATTACCGTGGGGGTACAAGAGAAGGGGATGGCTGCCTGGGAGGGCATTCTGAAACCCAAACAGCGTGCCCAGGTGGCCAGCTACATCCTGAGCCTGCCCCCTGCCAAAGGACGTGCCCCCGAGGGCGAAAAGGCCCCCGCAGCAGGCGAGGCGGAGAAGGCCAGCCCGGCCGACACGGCCACCGTGGAAGCCAAGGGCGTATAA